In a genomic window of Labeo rohita strain BAU-BD-2019 chromosome 20, IGBB_LRoh.1.0, whole genome shotgun sequence:
- the si:dkeyp-72h1.1 gene encoding protein LBH gives MTEVMNSCESAVGDYGVSGASEDQNISFQIFPDSHERFPKLSKRLPSIVVEPTESGEVESGELRWPPDDLSPTDDPRDKQAQAASDKPTEDSQEVATGTEN, from the exons ATGACGGAGGTGATGAACAGCTGCGAATCTGCGGTGGGAGACTACGGTGTGAGCGGCGCGTCTGAGGACCAGAACATCTCTTTTCAG ATCTTCCCAGACTCCCATGAACGGTTCCCAAAGCTTTCCAAACGCTTGCCATCCATCGTGGTCGAACCCACTGAGAGCGGGGAGGTGGAGAGCGGGGAACTCCGCTGGCCTCCTGATGATTTGAGCCCTACAGACGACCCCAGAGACAAACAGGCCCAGGCTGCAA GTGACAAGCCCACAGAAGACAGCCAAGAGGTCGCGACGGGAACGGAAAACTAA